AAAAGggtgagaaaaatatataccatgctaatactagtcaaaagaaagctggaatagctatTAATTTTAGGCAAGACTACCAAAAGGTATAAAGGTCACTTCATAATGACAAGGCGTTAATCAAGAGACATAATTATCCTAAACATTCACGCCCCCAATAAGAGCTGAAAAATACATGAAGCAGGCAAGGTTCTGCCTACCCAAGGCCGCTGCTGTGCAGAGACCCCGGGggaagccaccatcaccatgtCTGACCGGGAGGCAAAACCTTCAACTGAGGATTTGGGGGATAAGAAGGAAGGAGAATATATTAAACTCAAAGTCACAGGACAGGAGAGAAGTGAGATTTACTTCAAAGTGAAAATGACAACACATCTCAAGAAACTCAAAGAATCATACTGTCAAAGACAGGAAGTTCCCATGAATTCACCCAGGTTTCTCTTTGAAGGTCAGAGAATTGCTGATAATCATACTCCAAAAGAACTGGGAATAGAGGGAGAAGATGTGATTGAAGTTTATCAGGAACAAACAGGGGGTCATTCAACAGTTtagatattctttttatttttttttattttccctaatcctttatttttaaaaatagttcttttGTAATGTGATGTTCAAAACAGAATTGAAAACTGGCATCCCTTTAAAACATCTGGTAATTTGCATTCTAGTGTCTAttattcattattgtttgttttcactGCGCTGATTTTTGGTGATCAAGCCTCAGCCCCCTTCATATTGCcgtctcctttttaaaaattacatatgtgcACAGAGAGGCCGCCTTCCAGGACTGTCCACTTTCAGGCTTGTGATAATATCGACTAATGCAAGTAATCATAATGACTTTGCAGCTGGCCCTGAAGTTTTAGCATGTGACTGCTTCACTCTTGGACTATGACTTTCAGTGGGAGATGGAAGTTTTTCAGAGAACTGAACTGTGGAAAAATGACCTTTCCTTAACTTGAAGCTACTTTTAAAATCTGAGGGTCTGGACCAAAAGAAGAGGAATATCAGGTTGGAGTCAAGATGACAAAGGTGGTGAGAATAAACGACTAGCTCCAAAGATGGCTTCACTGAAGAGAAAGCATTATAAGATGAAGGACAAACCTTGTCAGAAGATCCCAGAAAAGTTCTAATTTTCCTTAGCAGTTAAAGTTATTCATGCAGAAGTGTATACAACAGAACACTGCTCTTTTTGACTTTATTTGTACTTTTTGGCCTGGGATATAGGTTTTAAATGGACATCGTCAGTACCAGcttcattaaaataaacaaaatatttgtaaaaaccataaaaaatacatgaagcaataATTGATAGCACTGTAaggaaaaataggcaaatccacaattatagtcagatttcaacacccctctctcaataattgataaacagaaaatcagcaagcaTATAGTAGAtgtgaacaacactatcaaccaacaTGACCTGATTGACATTTATACAACACTCCACTCAATATCAGCAAAATATATATTCCTCTCAAGTGTACACAGAGCACTTACTGAGAGAGACCaaattctgggccataaaacaagtgttagtaaattttaaagtatgttctctgagcacagattaaattagaaatcaataacagaaatatCTCTGAAAAAGTccccaaacattttaaaactaaatcatgtacttctaaataacccatgggtaAATAAGAAATTAAGAGATAAATCAggaagtattttgaactgaatataATTCACCAtgtcaacaaaataaaagagaaaaatcacaggaTCACCTCACTAGATGAAAGAATATacaaaaggcatttgacaaaattcaacatccattcctgagtaaaaaaaaaaaaaaaaaaatcagcaaaccaGGAATTGAAGGAACTTCAAGCTGAtgaagggcatctatgaaaaaactatagttaacatcatatttaatagtgaaagactgaaagctttctctctaagataaggaacaagacaagaatatcaccacttctattcgacactgtactggaggttctaaACACtgtaattaggcaagaaaaagaagtaaaaagccTTTCCTTTCCAGACTGGAAAGGTAGAAGAAAAACTGTCTTAATTCAGACAACACAATcatttatatagaaaatccaaTTTATTTccctagaactaataaatgaattttagaaagattgcaggatacaagatcaataaatgaaaactaaatttaTACAAACTAGTAAAGAACAACTGGAATTTGGAATTTTAGAAACATCAAAATTTATAATagcatgaaaaatatgaaatatttagagataAATATGACGCAGTGAAAGATCTGCACACTGAAAACTGACAGAAAtttaatacataataaatatatggAGAGTTATACtttgttcatggataggaagatttaatattgttaagatgctgAGGTAGGCAGAATAATAATCCCCACCCAAAGGTTCCTGTCCTTATCCCTGGAATGTACGAATATCTtatcttacatggcaaaggggactttgcagatgtgattaagttaaggatcttgagactAGGAGAGCTGGATTATCTAGATGGTCCCAATGGAATCCGAAGGGTCCCTACAAGGGAAAGGAGGCAGaagagtcagagtcagagaaggaaatgtgactgctggctttgaagatggaagggtgGTACAAGGCAAGGAAttcaggcagcctctagaaactggaacaGGCAAGAAACGGATTCTCCcctaaagcctccagaaggaatgcagccctgctgacaccttcatTTTAGCCTCATAAGACctattttagacttctgacctccagaactgtgtgcAAAGCATAAACAAACTAAGTTTGGGTTTTTGtaggccactaagtttgtggcaatttgttacagcagtaataatcaaaaattctaaattctttcgtagaaattaacaagctgattctaaaattcatgtgaAATTCATGAAAAGAGACCATATCCTGAACATTTAAGTCATTTAACATTAACAAACTACTCACTATGTACTGATCTCTCTTATAAAtgttagggaaagaaaaaaaaaaacatagaagggAATGTCCCTGACCATGAgcttcattgattcatttgttcattcaacaaatatttattgagcacctaacaGATGACAAGCATTTTCTTAGATGGGACACATCACTGAACAAAACATTAGCTGCCTTCATGGAGCTAATGTGGGATGTGATGCAGGGCAAGGgtacagaaaacagtaaaaaataaatatagttagTGGCACACTAAGGGTGAAATGGTGGGAGCAGTCAACCCTAGTACAGGCAATAAGGGAATGCTTTGTTGAGAATTTATAAATAGTCAAACTGACTAAAAAGCGCTGCTTTTTATTACTACCATGAGCTAGCAACTCTAATCAATGTCACTGATGAAATACCCCTccctgaaaaaaatcttttgttgATCTAAGTTTTAAACAATTGCTACAGTTGCTGCTGAGTTTAAATAATACACATGTAAGTTTCAAATTAtcagatttttattatttattctttaataaatGTTGTTTTCTACATAGACATTCATTTGGAAAACTCCCAGTTATAAAGCTGGCCCACATACATGCAGACTTAGCCACATACATCTGTTTCAAGAGAAGCTTATAAGGCTTTGACATACTTCAAGCTTGCCTAATGCAAAGTTCTTGTCTCAAACCCTTTCTTAGGATGCACTTCACTTCAACCCTGTGGTACGACACTCTTCTGCATTTAAACCATAGATTCAAAATAAACAATGATAGCACAGGGACTGTAAAGACCAAGAAACAGGACATGAGCTATTACAATGCTGTCATTTTATGGGACCTTCTTTTTGGCATTTATATTTGtgctgaaaattttaaaacaacgaAAGTGCAAGCAACGGGATGGAACATTTTTGTTTGGCAAATGCAAATTTTAGTTCACACTCAAAATATGTTACTAAATTTGAATAATacctttaatattaaaatattattcttttaaactgTTAAATGTTTCCAAACTAAATagcaaaaaagagaataaaacataTCAGCAATTTTATCATTAGTTGCCTAGATTGTATGTTTGGAGattttcagtattatttttttaaatcacttattaGTTAAAGAGAAATCAATTCCATAAAATACCAGCCTCTAACCAAAGAAGCAAAGTTCAGACATTTACCTAGATATAAAAAACTGGCTAAAcatttgtgctttttttcctgccttatACTATAGTGtgcatttcctttttcttatttatcttacTGCCATGCTTATAATAATGAATCTCAATAAATTTCACTGTCTGCATAATAACTAATTTCATTTATGAAATTTTTATGAGAATATTCCATCATTTAGGGGAGTAAAGTGTTAAAAATTATCCATTTTGGGTTTCATATGTTCTAGGCACATCACtgaacataataaataagtaaattatctaGTATATAAGAAAGTGCTAGGAGctagagaaaaaacaaagcagggtAAGGGGAATGGGAGTGTAAAGACAGGACAtgaatgttaaaatataaataggGTGGTCAGCATGGGCATCACTGAGGTGAGGCTTGAGCAAAGACTTGATGGCATGGGAAGGTTACTAGGTATCTCATGGGAAGGATACCAGGTACCTGGGAATTCCACAGTtactatttttcatatatttgttgcaATATTTCATCTAAAAGATCTTTATGGTATGCTCAGTTTGAAAATGTCTAATTTAAGACTTCCAAGAGGTTCaagaaaaaatgtaatttgaTTGCATCCCTGCAGTCTTCCCTTCCTAAATCCAATCCAAATACCAATTACCTTTCCTTGAGCAGTTATTAAAATCAGCGTCCAAGTGGGCCAGAAGGGTGGGTTGAAGTCTCAGGATCCAGATGAAAAGAGCTGAGTTTTCCCCCTGGATGAGAATGGAGGCCCTGGCCTAAGCAAGTAGCCCTAAGGCAAAGGCAGGAATGCCCCAGTTCTTGGGAGAGAGCCTAACCTGTAGAAACTGGtcatcccccccaacccccaagaaGACCAGCCTGTGTATTCTGAAATTCCTACTGGACTCCCAGCCTCTAAGGAGTCATAGTGGAGCTGGGAAACTTACTTAGCTGAGTCCTTTCTACTCCTCTACAGAAGACCTAGAAGCCTGAGACTCATGTACCTCCCAACACTTAACACTTAAGGTATGTTGGACTTGAACCCCAAAAGTAAGAAGAGGCCTAAGTTAGATAAAGGAAAACGACAACATACCAAATAGGCTAAAGtgataaagaacaaacagaaaacccagAACAGGTGGCTCCTAGCTGAACAAAACTGCCAGATGAGATCAACATCAGCTtgagccaaaaaataataacaataataataattattgttattattttagttctttttttaatatttatttatttatgttccttatttttttttggctgcattgggtcttagttgtggcatacgggatctttgttgaggcacgcgggatctttctcGTTACGGTGTGGTCTGTtggggtttctctctagttgcggggcaccggcttctctccagttgtggcatgcgagttttctctctctagttgtggcgcacaggctccaggacacgtgggctctgtagtttgtggcacgcgggctctctcgttgaggcacgcgagctaagtagttgtggcacgtgggcttagttgcctcgcggcatgtgggatcttagttccccaaccagggatggaacccgcgtcccctgcgttggaaggcagattctttaccactggaccaccaaggaagtcccagtaataataattattagaaCATTTAAGGAGACTTGGAgctaaaaacatataaaaattcaaTAGCTTAACTGAAGAACTGGAGACCATATTAATGGTCTGAAAGATCACATAGGAGAAATATTCAGAAACACAGAGCATAactacaaagaagaaatcatgtgTACAAGATAATGTGAAGCAAAGACTCAGCCCCAGGAGAACAAATGTTAACAGGAGCTAAAGTGGAAGGGGAGAAACAGGGCAAAGGCAATGATTAAACAGATAGCAGAACAACTATTCCACAACTGCAGAGATGAGACAGAAGATGGAAAGATTCGAGTTCCAGGCTTTGatgggggggaggagggaatcAACAACTAGACACACcctaataaaatttctaaatttaaagaataaagatattaaaagcttccagtcttaaaaaaaaagtcactctcCAACACCAGAAGATTCTGGAGaacaaactcattttttttttttttagtaaatgaaGGCAAAGAATCAAGCATTCATCTTACCTCTCCTATACAAACTGACCTCCAGGTAAACTCTAGTGGATATGAGGAaatctttctttacttttgtgaagaatataaaatattttatattccagataataaattaagaaaaatgataaaattagaatATCAACATTTTTGCAACTCCTAATTAATTAATGGCTCTAGGCATTGTGCTTCAATAGCGGCAACTCCCCGGAAAGATAAATAGGCATTACACACTTCCAATGGGAAGAAGACTAAACCACCTACTAAGTAGTCTGGCCAAAAatccccaaaaacaaaaaacaaaaaactcagccTGAACTTGATCAAGTCTCTAGATTCAGTTATCAGTTCACAAGAAATACAGAGGACAAAGGATCACATTAACTGCACCACAGAGATGCAGTCAGCAAAATCATACTGTCAGAAATTCTTCAGAACTCGGTTTCTTCAGCGAATAAACtgcaaggaaggaagagaggtggATCAAATAGAAGAAAccttaaagaataaaagaaatactaATCAATCATCCACGTGTGGTCCTGTTTCGAAGAATTATGAAACTTATGAGACTATTAGAAATTTGAGCACTGactatttgatgatattaaggaatatTTTAGGGTGAAAATGATATTACGattgtttttttaagttcttatcttttagagataccaATTGAAACAGCTGATGAAATGGTATGATGGCtgtgatttgcttcaaaataacatGATGGACATGGATAGGGTAGCAACAAAGCCAGATTGGCCATGAGTTGGTAATTGTTGAAGCTGCTGATATGTACATGTGGGCTTACCGTATGTTCCGTCTACCTTTATTATATAGAAATTCAAGCATAATCAAAAAGTTTTACATGAGGCTTTTTTGTTGACTAAGTAGAAGCAAGGGTAAAAAAAGCATTCAGCTTACTACAAAGGATGCTACATGAAAGATCCTAACTCTTCTGAGAAATTCCAAACATCATAATGCCTAATATAATCCAAGAAGCTGAGAAAACAATTACTTATTTCTGGCTcttgggaaatatatatatatatttttttctttaaaaaaaatttttttttttttttgccgtacgcgggcctctcaccaatgtggcctctcccaccgcggagcacaggctccggacactcaggctcagtggccatggctcaggggcccagccgctccacggcatgcgggatcttcccggaccggggcacgaacgcgcgtcccctgcattggcaggcggactctcaaccactgtgccaccagggaagcccgggaaataTATGTAACGGGTGATAATTTAGCATTTTACTGGAATGTTCACATTAGCACAAtataaaaaactcaaaaaaagttatttttaacgACAAAGTCTTCaaagaaaaagattattttaaggtGTCATAACATATACCACGTTCATGTCTTCTTTCTAGTTGCTAACCTAAATGTTGCTTAAGATTtaagtcatcaaaacagtactatggtactggcaaaagaaCAGACACATAAACCAAtcgaacagaatagagaacccagaaataaacccatgtatatacaaatcaactaatatttgacaagggagccaagaatattcaatggagaagagacagtctcttcaataaatggtactgggaaaattggatattcacatgcaaaagaatgaaactagatccCTATCTTACATCACTcacaaatttaactcaaaatgaatgaaagacttaaatgtaagacttgataccataaaacttctagaagaaaacaaagggaaaaagctCCCTGACAATGGTctcagcaatgatttttttttggatataacacctaaagcacaagcaacaaaagcaaaaataaacaagcagacTACATCAAACCAGCAAGCttctgcacatcaaaggaaatgatcaacaaaatgaaaagccaagctatggaatggataaaaatatttgcaaactacctATCTTATatggggttaatattcaaaaaatataaggaactcatacaaatcaacagcaaa
This sequence is a window from Mesoplodon densirostris isolate mMesDen1 chromosome 4, mMesDen1 primary haplotype, whole genome shotgun sequence. Protein-coding genes within it:
- the LOC132487479 gene encoding small ubiquitin-related modifier 1-like, whose translation is MSDREAKPSTEDLGDKKEGEYIKLKVTGQERSEIYFKVKMTTHLKKLKESYCQRQEVPMNSPRFLFEGQRIADNHTPKELGIEGEDVIEVYQEQTGGHSTV